From the Solanum pennellii chromosome 4, SPENNV200 genome, one window contains:
- the LOC107018405 gene encoding uncharacterized protein LOC107018405 isoform X2, translated as MLGTLMYPIVTGVYPFRRDVFTPWLTAAVIDFYVAVVTLSVWVAYKESSWLSAALWIILIICSGSVSTCAYIALQLFNLSSQDPVYLVLFSSRNRKRV; from the exons ATGCTAGGGACATTGATGTACCCCATTGTAACTGGTGTTTATCCATTTCGCAGAGATGTTTTTACTCC GTGGCTGACAGCAGCtgtaattgatttttatgtcGCTGTTGTGACTCTCTCG GTTTGGGTTGCATATAAGGAATCAAGTTGGCTGAGTGCAGCTTTATGGATAATACTTATAATTTGTTCTGGCag CGTCAGCACATGTGCCTATATAGCTCTTCAGCTTTTCAATCTTTCATCTCAAGATCCCGTCTACCTTGTTCTTTTCAGCAGCCGCAACAG AAAAAGGGTATGA
- the LOC107018405 gene encoding uncharacterized protein LOC107018405 isoform X1: protein MLGTLMYPIVTGVYPFRRDVFTPWLTAAVIDFYVAVVTLSVWVAYKESSWLSAALWIILIICSGSVSTCAYIALQLFNLSSQDPVYLVLFSSRNRTEKGYEETSQTESIGEGQLRKKLCG, encoded by the exons ATGCTAGGGACATTGATGTACCCCATTGTAACTGGTGTTTATCCATTTCGCAGAGATGTTTTTACTCC GTGGCTGACAGCAGCtgtaattgatttttatgtcGCTGTTGTGACTCTCTCG GTTTGGGTTGCATATAAGGAATCAAGTTGGCTGAGTGCAGCTTTATGGATAATACTTATAATTTGTTCTGGCag CGTCAGCACATGTGCCTATATAGCTCTTCAGCTTTTCAATCTTTCATCTCAAGATCCCGTCTACCTTGTTCTTTTCAGCAGCCGCAACAG GACAGAAAAAGGGTATGAAGAAACGTCTCAAACAGAGAGCATTGGAGAGGGTCAATTGAGGAAGAAGCTTTGTGGTTGA
- the LOC107016995 gene encoding NAC domain-containing protein 91-like encodes MENLQEGFRFSPTDEEAVTFLLRFIAGKLMDDSGFITFHVDTYGEQEPWDIYNQGVSCCNDNDCSQYRFFITNLKKKSKSRYSRNVGIKGGSWKQEDKSKPIRKSDGAVIGSKKSMCYKTKGYKQEHGHWLMKEYDLSPHILDKFDKDCRDFVLCAIKKKKSSSKGKLNIVGEQDQSSCEGLQVDAGELELQNIDMHEGTSNLVEPLSAPVFDFDYQYSPADFDGLRSITA; translated from the coding sequence ATGGAGAATTTGCAAGAAGGTTTCCGATTCAGTCCTACTGACGAAGAAGCTGTTACTTTCTTATTGAGATTCATTGCTGGAAAATTGATGGATGATTCTGGATTCATCACTTTTCATGTGGATACTTACGGTGAACAAGAACCATGGGATATTTACAATCAAGGAGTATCCTGTTGTAATGACAATGATTGTAGTCAGTATCGCTTCTTCATTACAAATCTCAAGAAGAAAAGCAAGTCGAGGTATAGTCGTAATGTGGGAATTAAGGGTGGCAGTTGGAAACAGGAAGACAAAAGCAAACCTATTAGAAAGAGCGATGGAGCAGTGATTGGATCCAAGAAGAGCATGTGTTATAAGACGAAAGGGTATAAACAGGAACATGGTCACTGGTTGATGAAGGAGTACGACCTATCTCCGCATATACTTGACAAATTCGACAAGGATTGCAGAGATTTTGTTCTATGTGctattaagaagaagaaaagtagcTCTAAAGGGAAATTGAATATTGTTGGTGAACAAGACCAAAGCTCATGTGAGGGATTACAAGTGGATGCAGGGGAACTAGAGTTGCAGAATATTGATATGCACGAGGGGACGAGCAACTTGGTTGAGCCATTATCAGCTCCTGTCTTTGATTTTGATTATCAATATTCGCCTGCTGACTTTGATGGTCTAAGAAGCATTACTGCTTAA